In Arachis hypogaea cultivar Tifrunner chromosome 17, arahy.Tifrunner.gnm2.J5K5, whole genome shotgun sequence, a single window of DNA contains:
- the LOC140180525 gene encoding uncharacterized protein: MQLKYRLSSIKIGNLVNEYVLALKGTIDVLASVGEPMRESDHVNTILNGLTEEYSSVITSVVARPVSISVGELEALLLTRESMLERFRRPESFIQANVAQSLPGYSQNFNSRGGFKGGFRGDYRSKGGGRQMRGGRNFYNNGQSDGAEGARIFNNERQQQYNGSRMFNGDRPICQVCDKPGHTAKTC, from the coding sequence ATGCAATTGAAATACAGGTTGAGTAGTATTAAGATAGGAAACTTAGTAAATGAGTATGTGTTAGCATTAAAAGGAACAATTGATGTTTTAGCTTCAGTAGGAGAACCAATGCGTGAGAGTGATCATGTAAACACTATTCTGAATGGACTAACCGAAGAGTATAGCTCAGTAATCACCTCAGTAGTGGCAAGACCAGTGAGCATCTCGGTTGGAGAATTAGAGGCTTTGCTATTAACTCGTGAAAGTATGTTGGAGAGGTTTCGAAGACCAGAGTCGTTTATACAAGCAAATGTGGCACAAAGTTTACCAGGTTACTCTCAGAACTTTAACTCAAGAGGTGGCTTCAAAGGAGGTTTCAGAGGAGATTACAGAAGTAAAGGTGGTGGAAGACAGATGAGAGGTGGTAGAAACTTCTATAATAATGGTCAATCTGATGGTGCTGAAGGGGCAAGAATATTCAACAATGAAAGACAGCAGCAGTATAATGGTTCAAGAATGTTCAATGGTGATAGGCCTATTTGCCAAGTGTGTGACAAGCCTGGACACACTGCCAAGACATGCTGA